The proteins below are encoded in one region of Juglans microcarpa x Juglans regia isolate MS1-56 chromosome 4D, Jm3101_v1.0, whole genome shotgun sequence:
- the LOC121259749 gene encoding uncharacterized protein LOC121259749 encodes MERSTPVRKPHTSTADLLTWSENPHTDSPAVGSAVRSHQPSDGISKVVFGGQVTDEEVESLNKRKPCSGYKMKEMTGSGIFIGEKDKEESESANPTPTNRTGIRMYQQAVAGISHISFGDEESVSPKKPTTLPEVAKQRELSGTLDSEDAKLKKQLSDAKCKELSGHDIFAPPPEILPRPVTARILDLKGSIEIGEPASHNVSTSVKVSNPPGGQSTIMSNEEPLVKTAKKIYNQKFAELSGNDIFKGDVPPSSAEKPLSTAKLREISGNDIFADGKVESRDYLGGVRKPPGGESSIALV; translated from the exons ATGGAGAGGAGCACTCCGGTGAGGAAGCCACACACATCCACCGCAGATCTGCTCACTTGGTCCGAGAACCCTCACACCGATTCACCGGCTGTTGGCTCCGCCGTGCGCTCTCACCAG CCTTCGGATGGGATCAGTAAGGTGGTGTTTGGAGGTCAGGTGACGGATGAGGAGGTCGAGAGCTTAAACAAACG GAAGCCTTGTTCAGGGTATAAAATGAAGGAGATGACCGGTAGTGGCATATTTATTGGAGAAAAGGATAAGGAAGAATCTGAGAGCGCCAACCCTACTCCAACTAACAGAACAGGAATACGCATGTACCAG CAAGCGGTCGCGGGAATTAGCCATATCTCATTTGGTGATGAAGAGAGTGTTTCTCCAAAAAAGCCTACAACTTTGCCTGAGGTTGCAAAGCAGCGCGAGCTGAGTGGGACCCTAGATAGTGAGGACGCAAAGTTGAAGAAGCAGCTTTCTGATGCGAAGTGCAAGGAGCTTTCTGGACATGACATCTTTGCACCCCCTCCTGAAATTTTACCTCGACCAGTAACTGCTCGCATATTGGACTTGAAAGGAAGCATAGAAATAGGGGAACCTGCTTCTCATAATGTCAGCACATCGGTCAAAGTTTCTAAT CCTCCTGGAGGTCAGAGCACTATTATGTCCAATGAGGAGCCTCTGGTCAAGACagccaagaaaatatataaccAGAAATTTGCTGAGCTTTCGGGAAATGACATATTCAAAGGCGATGTACCTCCATCATCCGCCGAGAAACCACTGAGTACAGCAAAATTGCGAGAGATAAGTGGGAACGACATCTTTGCTGACGGGAAGGTAGAATCTAGAGACTATCTAGGTGGTGTACGCAAGCCCCCAGGTGGCGAGAGCAGCATTGCGTTGGTTTAA
- the LOC121259748 gene encoding putative pumilio homolog 7, chloroplastic, translating into MEPLSSPRSIHHPKLALNVDDSLSSRPMINERTRAIPNNVVPQSISLRGARDVDAFTCEDGFIIKGNSMNYAINSKPNASRSLENNCYNEMAGTNQRGKNSEWGSYYNFGKICENAPRPSSDCPLFLQRPFSSLAEIQGYIYFLAKDQHGCRFLQRLFDKGTCQDVQIIFKEIIGHLVELTTDPFGNYLVQKLLDVCNEEQRMQTVLMVTNQPGQLIRISLDPHGTRVVQKLIETVGAKKQISLVNSALEPGFLTLVKDPNGNHVIQRCLQCFSNDDNKFIFVAATKFCVDMATHRHGCCVLQRCIARSVAEHRDKLVGEVSRNGILLAQDPYGNYVVQYIIELKIPSPSAKLFSQFKGNFVQLSKQKFSSHVVEKCLAHFEEHRPRIIRELLSESHFDQLLQDRFANYVIQCALSVTKGPLHASLVEEVEAHKILSTSPYCKRIFSRKLLKK; encoded by the exons ATGGAACCACTGAGTTCCCCTCGGTCGATACACCACCCCAAGCTGGCTTTGAATGTGGATGATTCCTTAAGCAGTCGTCCCATGATCAATGAAAGGACTCGAGCAATCCCAAATAACGTGGTTCCTCAATCTATATCTCTGAGAGGTGCAAGGGACGTCGATGCTTTTACTTGTGAGGATGGTTTCATCATAAAAGGGAACAGTATGAATTATGCCATCAACAGTAAACCCAACGCTTCAAGGAGTCTTGAGAATAATTGCTACAACGAGATGGCAGGAACAAACCAACGAGGGAAAAACTCTGAATGGGGTAGTTACTATAATTTTgggaaaatttgtgaaaatgctCCGCGTCCTAGTAGTGATTGTCCATTATTCTTGCAACGACCCTTTAGTTCTTTGGCTGAGATCCAgggttatatatatttcttagcaAAGGATCAACATGGTTGTCGCTTCTTACAAAGGCTGTTTGATAAGGGAACGTGTCAAGACGTGCAAATCATATTTAAGGAAATCATCGGTCACCTTGTTGAGCTTACTACGGACCCATTTGGGAATTATCTTGTACAGAAGTTGCTGGACGTGTGCAACGAAGAACAGAGAATGCAGACCGTGCTCATGGTGACCAACCAACCAGGACAACTCATCAGAATATCTCTAGATCCACATGG CACACGTGTGGTACAGAAGTTGATAGAGACGGTCGGAGCTAAGAAGCAGATTTCGCTGGTTAACTCTGCACTTGAACCAGGTTTTCTTACTCTTGTTAAGGATCCGAATGGCAACCATGTGATACAACGTTGCTTGCAATGCTTTAGCAATGATGATAATAAG TTTATCTTTGTTGCTGCTACGAAGTTTTGTGTAGACATGGCAACTCATAGGCATGGATGTTGTGTATTGCAACGCTGCATTGCACGTTCAGTTGCAGAACATCGAGATAAGTTGGTTGGTGAAGTTTCTAGAAATGGGATTCTCCTTGCTCAAGACCCCTACGG AAATTATGTTGTTCAGTATATTATAGAGCTAAAGATCCCATCTCCAAGTGCCAAATTGTTTTCTCAGTTCAAAGGGAACTTCGTACAGCTCTCCAAGCAGAAGTTCAGTAGCCATGTGGTTGAAAAATGCCTTGCGCATTTTGAAGAACATAGGCCAAGAATCATCCGTGAGCTGCTCTCAGAGTCTCACTTTGACCAGTTATTGCAGGACCGCTTTGCCAACTATGTCATTCAATGTGCTTTATCAGTTACCAAG GGCCCTCTTCATGCTTCACTGGTCGAAGAAGTGGAGGCTCACAAAATTTTAAGTACCAGCCCATATTGCAAGAGGATTTTCTCACGGAAACTCTTGAAGAAGTGA